One window of Pyrus communis chromosome 12, drPyrComm1.1, whole genome shotgun sequence genomic DNA carries:
- the LOC137711113 gene encoding probable sugar phosphate/phosphate translocator At1g12500 — protein MVEAQTWTTRRMSNPRLQDTTSPDQVVDIPATPPGDVRNGTSYGFSSAVGSLLSPTISTAAIIASWYLSNIGVLLLNKYLLSFYGFRYPIFLTMLHMISCAAYSYVAIHLLEIVPRQHILSRRQFFKILALSAIFCFSVVCGNTSLRYLPVSFNQAIGATTPFFTAIFAFVITCKKESAEVYGALLPVVLGIVLASNSEPLFHLFGFLVCVGSTAGRALKSVVQGILLTSDSEKLHSMNLLLYMAPMAACILLPFTLYIEGNVAAETVEKARTDPFIVFLLLGNATVAYLVNLTNFLVTKHTSALTLQVLGNAKAAVAAVVSVLIFRNPVTVMGMTGFAVTIMGVVLYSEAKKRSKITTH, from the coding sequence ATGGTGGAGGCACAGACATGGACGACGCGTCGTATGAGCAACCCGCGGCTGCAGGACACGACGTCCCCCGACCAGGTGGTCGACATTCCGGCCACTCCCCCCGGCGACGTCCGCAACGGGACGAGCTACGGGTTCTCCTCCGCCGTCGGATCCCTCCTCTCCCCGACAATATCGACGGCGGCGATTATTGCATCCTGGTACCTGTCGAACATCGGCGTCCTCCTCCTCAACAAGTACCTCCTCAGCTTCTACGGCTTTCGCTACCCGATCTTCCTCACAATGCTCCACATGATCTCCTGCGCCGCCTACAGCTACGTCGCCATCCACCTCCTCGAGATCGTGCCACGTCAGCACATCCTCTCCCGCCGCCAGTTTTTCAAGATCCTCGCACTCTCCGCCATCTTCTGCTTCTCCGTCGTTTGTGGCAACACCTCCCTCCGCTACCTCCCTGTCTCCTTCAATCAGGCCATCGGCGCCACCACCCCCTTTTTCACCGCCATCTTTGCGTTCGTCATCACGTGTAAAAAGGAGTCCGCCGAGGTCTACGGTGCCCTCCTCCCCGTTGTTTTGGGAATCGTGTTGGCCAGCAACAGCGAGCCGCTGTTTCATCTGTTCGGTTTTTTGGTCTGCGTGGGTTCCACCGCCGGCCGGGCGTTGAAATCGGTGGTGCAGGGGATTTTACTCACCTCGGATTCTGAGAAGCTCCACTCCATGAACTTGCTCCTCTACATGGCGCCAATGGCGGCCTGCATCCTCCTCCCCTTCACTCTCTACATCGAGGGCAATGTGGCGGCGGAGACGGTGGAGAAAGCGAGAACCGACCCCTTCATTGTCTTCTTGTTGCTGGGGAACGCCACGGTGGCCTATTTGGTTAACCTGACCAATTTCTTGGTGACCAAGCACACCAGCGCGCTCACACTGCAGGTTCTCGGCAATGCCAAGGCGGCGGTGGCGGCAGTCGTTTCGGTGTTGATATTCCGGAACCCGGTCACGGTTATGGGAATGACGGGGTTTGCGGTGACGATCATGGGGGTGGTGCTTTACAGTGAGGCAAAGAAAAGGTCCAAAATTACAACCCATTGA